In one Podarcis muralis chromosome 7, rPodMur119.hap1.1, whole genome shotgun sequence genomic region, the following are encoded:
- the CTNNBIP1 gene encoding beta-catenin-interacting protein 1: MNREGVPGKSPEEMYIQQKVRVLLMLRKMGSNLTTSEEEFLRTYAGVVNSQLSQLPQHSIDQGAEDGVMAFSRSETEDRRQ; encoded by the exons ATGAACCGTGAGGGTGTCCCCGGGAAGAGTCCGGAGGAGATGTATATTCAGCAGAAAGTCAGAGTCCTGCTAATGCTTAGGAAGATGGGATCAAAT TTAACCACCAGTGAAGAGGAGTTCTTGAGAACGTACGCAGGGGTAGTGAATAGCCAACTTAGCCAACTTCCTCAGCATTCAATTGATCAGG GTGCTGAGGATGGGGTGATGGCATTTTCCAGATCGGAGACTGAAGACAGACGGCAGTAG